Proteins encoded in a region of the Desulfurococcus sp. genome:
- the glyS gene encoding glycine--tRNA ligase, which translates to MSSTGGRDIYDSIVELAKKRGIFWGSFEIYGGVAGFYDLGPIGVLLKRNLENTWLRLFAYSNDLVVEVETPIINPRVVFKASGHEESFTDPVVECLKCGRIYRADHLIKEVAGLEVEGLSLEEIHRIIVEKNIKCPECGGELSRPSSTLLLFKTEIGPYKGEVGYLRPENAQGMFINFQNILRVVRYRLPVGVAQVGRVARNEISPRQGLLRLREFTIMEIEFFFDPQEASREASEYIESLANIELRVLTSEARLRGEEEPARLTVRELVEKNIVKTPWLAYWMGLGEIFLENLGIPSDKVRFVEKHPHERAHYSAQTFDQEVYTSKYGWVEVAGYAYRTDYDLTRHMQYSKADLTVFKKYEKPIEKTVLKAYPNPARISELYSDIKGRILEALSKMSPEAIYRELEEKGYVEVEGLKIPGDAFIVKREVEKIHGERITPHVVEPSFGVERLLYVVLENSYTVREGKTVLRLPLNIAPYHVAVFPLVSGSKPEHAKITEIAREIYRKLVRKGFRVVYDEEGSIGRRYARIDEIGVPFAITVDYQTLEDGSVTVRDRDTTLQERVKIEKLEEYLLSKYTSAVSLP; encoded by the coding sequence TTGAGCAGTACTGGTGGAAGAGACATCTACGATAGTATAGTAGAGTTAGCTAAGAAGCGGGGGATATTCTGGGGTAGCTTTGAAATCTACGGTGGAGTCGCCGGCTTCTATGATCTAGGCCCTATTGGAGTCCTATTGAAGAGAAACCTGGAGAACACTTGGCTTAGACTCTTCGCGTATTCAAATGACCTTGTTGTCGAAGTTGAAACACCAATAATCAACCCGAGAGTAGTCTTCAAGGCAAGCGGGCATGAAGAAAGCTTCACAGACCCTGTGGTTGAATGCCTTAAATGCGGTAGAATCTATAGAGCTGACCACTTAATTAAGGAAGTAGCAGGCTTGGAGGTAGAAGGGTTAAGCCTTGAAGAAATACATAGAATAATTGTTGAGAAAAACATCAAGTGCCCTGAATGCGGTGGAGAGCTAAGCAGGCCTTCAAGCACACTACTACTATTTAAAACTGAGATCGGCCCCTATAAGGGTGAAGTAGGCTATCTGAGACCCGAGAACGCTCAAGGAATGTTCATAAACTTCCAGAATATTCTCAGAGTCGTGAGATACAGGCTTCCAGTAGGTGTAGCTCAGGTAGGCAGAGTAGCTAGAAACGAGATCTCCCCGAGACAAGGCCTCTTAAGGCTCAGAGAGTTCACTATAATGGAGATAGAGTTCTTCTTCGACCCCCAGGAGGCTTCAAGAGAGGCATCCGAGTACATAGAGAGCTTGGCTAACATAGAGCTGAGAGTACTGACAAGCGAGGCGAGATTAAGAGGGGAGGAAGAGCCAGCAAGACTTACAGTGAGAGAACTAGTGGAGAAGAACATTGTCAAGACACCCTGGCTAGCCTACTGGATGGGGCTTGGAGAGATATTCCTAGAGAACCTAGGTATACCCAGTGATAAAGTGAGATTTGTTGAGAAGCATCCTCACGAGAGAGCACACTACTCAGCTCAAACATTCGATCAAGAAGTCTACACAAGTAAGTACGGGTGGGTTGAAGTAGCAGGGTATGCTTATAGAACAGACTATGATTTAACTAGGCACATGCAGTATAGTAAAGCAGACTTAACAGTTTTCAAGAAGTACGAGAAGCCCATTGAGAAAACTGTTCTAAAAGCATATCCGAATCCAGCTAGGATATCTGAGCTCTACAGTGATATTAAAGGAAGAATCCTAGAAGCCCTCAGCAAAATGAGCCCGGAGGCTATTTACAGAGAGCTAGAGGAGAAAGGCTATGTAGAGGTAGAGGGGTTAAAGATACCTGGCGATGCATTCATAGTTAAGCGGGAAGTAGAGAAAATCCATGGGGAAAGGATTACTCCGCATGTTGTTGAACCCTCCTTCGGCGTCGAAAGACTCCTCTACGTGGTTCTAGAGAACAGCTATACTGTAAGAGAAGGGAAAACAGTCTTAAGGCTTCCACTAAACATAGCACCCTACCATGTAGCTGTCTTCCCGCTTGTATCAGGCAGTAAGCCGGAGCATGCTAAGATCACTGAGATTGCTAGAGAAATATACAGGAAGCTTGTAAGAAAAGGCTTTAGGGTAGTATACGATGAAGAGGGTAGTATAGGTCGAAGGTACGCTAGGATTGATGAGATAGGTGTCCCCTTCGCGATCACAGTAGACTATCAGACACTAGAGGATGGAAGTGTAACAGTAAGGGATCGTGATACAACACTCCAGGAGAGAGTTAAAATAGAGAAGCTTGAAGAATACCTTCTAAGCAAGTATACTTCTGCAGTCAGCCTACCTTAA
- the speB gene encoding agmatinase: protein MEWRLMVQNSVKFACIEPEHTIGVLLGVPMDYTSTYKPGSRFAPDAIRSAACNIEFYSLSTGKVLEDTGFKDLGNMVLPPGDTEASLRVVKSIVEGVRGEYPDLLLGFLGGEHLVTYPIVEALMNSLDTLVVFDAHLDLRDEYLGSRVNHATFLRRLVEKGVRVVHIGSRAYSKEELDYASKNGNLEIHPVTQLPSKLRELGRVYISIDMDVIDPSYAPGVGNPEPFGLTPLTLLKLLEEVARASEKIVGFDVVEVNPLVDINDVTSILAGKLVLEIAALSSKLG, encoded by the coding sequence TTGGAGTGGAGGCTCATGGTGCAGAATTCAGTGAAGTTCGCTTGCATAGAGCCCGAGCACACTATTGGAGTGCTACTCGGTGTTCCAATGGATTACACGTCGACATACAAGCCTGGATCAAGGTTCGCGCCTGATGCCATCAGGAGTGCAGCCTGCAATATAGAGTTCTACAGCCTATCCACCGGCAAAGTACTCGAGGATACCGGCTTCAAGGATCTAGGCAACATGGTGCTTCCACCAGGTGATACTGAAGCCTCTCTCAGAGTAGTGAAATCTATTGTTGAAGGTGTTAGAGGAGAATACCCTGACTTACTTCTCGGGTTCCTTGGAGGCGAGCACTTGGTGACGTACCCTATTGTTGAAGCCTTAATGAATTCACTTGATACACTTGTAGTCTTCGACGCTCACCTCGACTTGAGAGACGAGTACCTGGGCTCTAGAGTGAACCACGCCACTTTTCTCCGAAGACTCGTAGAGAAAGGGGTTAGAGTAGTCCATATCGGCTCACGAGCATATAGCAAGGAGGAGCTAGATTATGCGAGTAAAAACGGCAACCTGGAGATCCACCCGGTGACACAGCTACCATCGAAGCTTAGAGAGCTGGGTAGAGTCTACATTAGTATAGACATGGATGTCATCGACCCATCCTACGCTCCCGGTGTCGGGAACCCAGAGCCATTCGGCCTTACACCTCTCACGCTGCTTAAACTACTAGAAGAGGTTGCCAGGGCGTCGGAGAAGATAGTGGGATTCGATGTAGTCGAAGTAAACCCGCTAGTAGATATTAACGATGTCACAAGCATCCTTGCAGGCAAGCTGGTACTTGAGATTGCAGCACTCTCCTCTAAGCTAGGCTAG
- a CDS encoding DNA-directed RNA polymerase subunit P has translation MAKYKCGRCGYVFSEEEMRRIFGKRVKCPNCTYEIVYKVARPYRLVRAI, from the coding sequence ATGGCGAAGTATAAGTGTGGTAGGTGCGGCTACGTCTTCAGCGAGGAGGAGATGAGAAGGATCTTTGGTAAGAGAGTTAAATGCCCTAACTGCACGTACGAGATAGTATACAAGGTGGCAAGGCCGTACAGGCTTGTAAGAGCAATCTAG
- the yciH gene encoding stress response translation initiation inhibitor YciH, which yields MSEYMGEDIPSELLEQLSLEQNLVKIRLDTRKFGKAVTVIEGLPDNKELLKQIARILKTKLATGGTFKEGRIELQGDHRHRVKQILTEDLGIPVESILVVD from the coding sequence ATGAGTGAGTATATGGGTGAAGATATACCTTCAGAACTCCTCGAGCAGTTGAGCTTAGAGCAGAATCTCGTAAAGATAAGGCTTGACACCAGGAAGTTCGGTAAAGCCGTCACAGTTATAGAGGGCTTACCAGACAACAAAGAGCTCCTCAAGCAGATCGCGAGAATCCTTAAGACTAAGCTGGCTACAGGCGGGACATTTAAGGAGGGGAGGATAGAGCTTCAAGGAGACCACAGGCATAGAGTAAAACAGATATTAACAGAGGATTTAGGAATACCTGTAGAGAGCATTCTAGTTGTAGATTAG
- a CDS encoding transcription initiation factor IIB, whose amino-acid sequence MFTDSSTQTSETSHKDKIKCPQDKIVYDAVHGEYVCQEDGVVIEERVIDERPEWRAFTPEERGRRSRTGGPVTAAVHDMGFATSIDYTDRDAAGRSLTEKRRELVKLRKWQARTRILTSVERNLAQAMNELDRLSDLLNLPSYVKEESARLYREAVEKGLVRGRSIESVIAATIYLACREMKVPRSLDEIAKHTRVSRKEIARCYRLLLRELGIKVSTTDPSDYVPRIVHGLGLPGQVVKIAIEVLGKARERGVTGGKDPAGLAAAAVYIASEKLGIKKTQKDIAVVAGVTEVTVRNRYKELSEVLGLEYE is encoded by the coding sequence ATGTTTACAGACTCCTCTACTCAGACTTCTGAAACATCCCATAAGGATAAGATTAAGTGTCCTCAAGATAAGATAGTATATGATGCAGTCCACGGCGAATACGTGTGCCAGGAGGATGGTGTTGTAATAGAGGAGAGAGTCATAGATGAGAGACCAGAGTGGAGGGCCTTCACTCCCGAGGAGAGAGGAAGACGCTCTAGAACAGGAGGCCCTGTAACAGCTGCTGTACACGACATGGGGTTTGCGACCTCAATAGACTACACGGACCGCGATGCTGCCGGTAGAAGTCTAACAGAGAAGAGACGCGAGCTAGTTAAACTAAGGAAGTGGCAGGCGAGGACGAGAATACTCACGAGTGTCGAGAGAAATCTTGCTCAAGCAATGAACGAGCTGGATAGGCTATCCGACCTGTTAAACCTGCCTTCATACGTGAAAGAAGAGTCTGCTAGACTATACCGTGAAGCTGTTGAAAAAGGCCTGGTTAGAGGTAGAAGTATTGAGAGCGTTATAGCGGCGACAATATACCTGGCTTGCAGAGAGATGAAGGTTCCACGCTCTCTAGATGAAATAGCTAAGCATACAAGAGTGAGTAGGAAAGAGATCGCTAGATGCTACCGTCTTCTCCTCAGAGAGCTGGGAATAAAGGTGTCAACAACAGACCCCTCAGACTACGTTCCGAGAATAGTTCACGGGCTAGGCCTCCCCGGCCAGGTAGTCAAGATAGCTATCGAGGTGCTAGGAAAAGCTAGAGAACGAGGTGTAACAGGAGGGAAGGATCCAGCAGGTCTTGCTGCAGCAGCCGTGTACATTGCATCCGAGAAGCTGGGGATTAAGAAGACCCAGAAGGATATAGCTGTGGTAGCAGGAGTCACAGAGGTCACTGTGAGAAACAGGTACAAGGAGCTCAGTGAAGTCCTAGGATTAGAATACGAGTAA
- a CDS encoding BtpA/SgcQ family protein — MVDYMFPGKFAIGVVHLPRLPSTVFRVEGLGDIIDGAVREARLLEEAGFHGVIIENFGDHPYDKRVTDPLTISFMSVLVREVVRAVSIPVGVNLLRNSGREAYAIATASGAKFIRVNALIEVLVTDSGVIEPEAPLLKPLRLNYPGIAVFGDVVCKHAASMNASLLKNLSEDPVKTLVEDLVERGGADYVVVTGARTGEPPDLQLLKSVREYSSKPVVVGSGSNPSNLKALMSIADGVIVGSYLRINGKAGAQLDPARVKAYMDAFKDVTTGTT; from the coding sequence GTGGTGGACTACATGTTTCCTGGTAAGTTTGCTATTGGAGTAGTACACCTTCCTCGTCTTCCTTCTACTGTATTCAGGGTTGAAGGACTCGGGGATATAATTGATGGCGCTGTACGCGAGGCTAGACTGCTTGAGGAGGCTGGATTCCATGGGGTGATCATTGAGAACTTCGGGGATCACCCGTACGATAAAAGGGTGACCGACCCGTTGACTATATCATTCATGAGCGTGCTTGTAAGAGAGGTTGTTAGAGCAGTATCCATACCTGTAGGCGTTAACCTGCTGAGAAACTCTGGTAGGGAAGCCTACGCTATTGCTACTGCATCAGGCGCTAAGTTCATTAGAGTAAACGCTTTAATCGAGGTCTTAGTAACGGATTCAGGGGTAATAGAGCCTGAGGCCCCTCTTCTCAAACCACTAAGATTAAACTATCCTGGTATAGCGGTTTTCGGAGACGTAGTCTGTAAGCATGCTGCAAGCATGAATGCATCACTCTTAAAGAATCTCTCCGAGGACCCAGTGAAAACACTAGTCGAGGATCTCGTTGAGAGAGGTGGCGCAGACTACGTGGTTGTAACTGGTGCTAGAACAGGAGAGCCACCGGATCTCCAGCTGCTTAAATCTGTTAGAGAGTACTCTAGTAAACCAGTTGTTGTTGGAAGTGGCAGCAACCCAAGCAATCTTAAAGCTCTTATGTCTATTGCAGACGGTGTTATAGTCGGCTCCTACCTGAGGATTAATGGGAAAGCTGGTGCTCAACTAGACCCAGCTAGAGTTAAAGCCTACATGGATGCTTTTAAAGATGTTACTACCGGGACTACCTGA
- a CDS encoding phosphoribosyltransferase, whose product MTRKVKVMYVSWITVHREILKLAASISRSYKPDTIIAIAKGGLIPARILADLLDVREIGFIEVKFYKRVGEAREKPYITFTAFPPLDGKRILVVDDIVDSGRTLQVVADLLSRFKYADLKFASLYAKPWSTLLPDYYGRIVEEWIVFPWEICETVKEGLSLEGVDVVEVLEYCESMK is encoded by the coding sequence TTGACTCGGAAGGTTAAAGTAATGTATGTATCCTGGATTACAGTTCACAGAGAGATACTGAAGCTTGCTGCAAGCATCTCTAGATCCTACAAGCCTGATACCATTATAGCTATAGCTAAAGGAGGGTTAATACCAGCGAGAATACTAGCAGACCTACTAGATGTCAGAGAGATAGGGTTTATTGAAGTTAAGTTCTACAAGAGGGTTGGAGAGGCACGGGAGAAACCCTACATAACGTTTACAGCTTTCCCGCCGCTAGATGGTAAGAGAATACTTGTCGTCGACGATATAGTTGACTCTGGTAGAACCCTTCAGGTTGTAGCAGACCTGCTAAGCAGATTCAAGTATGCTGACTTGAAGTTTGCTTCACTATACGCTAAACCTTGGAGCACGCTCCTACCAGACTACTATGGGAGGATAGTTGAAGAGTGGATTGTATTCCCCTGGGAGATATGCGAGACAGTGAAAGAAGGGTTGAGCCTTGAGGGAGTAGATGTAGTAGAAGTACTCGAGTACTGCGAGAGCATGAAGTAG